The following proteins are encoded in a genomic region of Aptenodytes patagonicus chromosome 13, bAptPat1.pri.cur, whole genome shotgun sequence:
- the SSTR5 gene encoding somatostatin receptor type 5 gives MDPLYFSNTFSTEASSSDVNSSLLTNVTENGTLSEQPPFKYIHKVLIPICYLLVCAVGLSGNTLVIYVVLRYAKMKTVTNIYILNLAVADVLFMLGLPFLATQNAISYWPFGSFLCRLVMTVDGINQFTSIFCLTVMSMDRYLAVVHPIKSTKWRRPRVAKLISVTVWTFSFLVVLPVIIFSDVQEDFHTCNMNWPEPVNIWSAAFIIYTSVLGFFGPLLVICLCYLLIVIKVKSSGIRVGSTRRRRSERKVTRMVVIIVVVFVFCWLPFYMMNIVNLIFILPEDPVLVGVYFFVVVLSYANSCANPILYGFLSDNFKQSFQKVLCLQKGNGVEDGDPIEHRQENSSRLQESMLTQRNIEFNGHMQTSKV, from the coding sequence ATGGATCCTTTATACTTTTCCAACACATTTAGCACAGAAGCTAGTTCCAGCGATGTGAATTCCTCACTGCTGACAAATGTGACAGAGAATGGGACGCTCTCAGAGCAGCCCCCATTCAAATACATCCACAAAGTCCTGATTCCCATCTGTTACCTCCTTGTATGTGCAGTCGGACTCAGCGGCAACACGTTGGTCATTTATGTGGTTTTGCGCTATGCCAAGATGAAAACCGTCACCAACATATACATCTTGAATTTAGCTGTTGCTGACGTACTCTTCATGCTGGGCCTGCCCTTCCTGGCCACCCAGAACGCCATCTCCTATTGGCCTTTTGGCTCCTTTTTGTGCAGGCTCGTTATGACTGTAGATGGTATTAACCAATTCACTAGTATTTTTTGTTTGACTGTGATGAGCATGGACCGCTACCTGGCAGTAGTTCATCCCATTAAATCAACCAAGTGGAGACGTCCCAGGGTGGCCAAGCTCATCAGCGTGACTGTCTGGACATTCTCGTTCTTGGTGGTGCTTCCAGTCATCATCTTTTCGGATGTGCAGGAAGACTTTCACACCTGCAACATGAACTGGCCAGAGCCCGTCAACATCTGGTCAGCAGCGTTCATCATTTACACATCAGTCCTTGGTTTTTTTGGTCCTTTGTTGGTGATCTGTCTCTGCTACTTGCTGATCGTGATTAAAGTCAAATCTTCAGGGATCCGAGTTGGGTCTACGAGGCGGAGGAGATCAGAGAGGAAGGTGACCAGGATGGTGGTGATCATTGTGGTGGTCTTTGTGTTTTGCTGGCTCCCATTTTACATGATGAACATTGTCAATTTGATATTTATACTGCCAGAAGACCCTGTGTTGGTAGGGGTGTACTTCTTTGTGGTGGTCCTGTCCTATGCAAACAGCTGTGCCAACCCCATTCTTTATGGATTTCTTTCTGACAACTTCAAGCAGAGTTTTCAGAAAGTCCTTTGCCTCCAAAAGGGCAATGGTGTAGAGGATGGTGACCCCATTGAACACAGGCAAGAGAACAGCAGCCGCTTGCAGGAGTCAATGTTAACCCAGAGAAACATTGAATTCAATGGACATATGCAGACTAGCAAGGTCTAA